Proteins found in one Sardina pilchardus chromosome 3, fSarPil1.1, whole genome shotgun sequence genomic segment:
- the znf652 gene encoding zinc finger protein 652, which translates to MKSCQAAKDAVPADGMSQEEASRTHGSQPYYHPAAPDANLAGKLYKREGGGKPYSVLVDNKMAAKPPGGEPVPATNPSQQFFREGGKEAAQGGQSQNGGSSEEEEDEEEEEEEEEGEEEQFKREQIIVEVNLNNQTLNVSKGDKSGGSGTANITEEGKMGSEEEEEDEEEEEEDEEEEEVEEEEEEVEESPEEEEEEEEEEEEDEEENTSRTRRAKRARRGMTPVQPRRKSQRVSAATAVSATATTGMTTRGRRKNTEAPPRKRRPARESKSSTAGGTTGGEVKAEAGEERETLACEKCPRVFNTRWYLEKHMNVTHRRMQICDKCGKKFVLESELALHQQTDCEKNIQCVSCNKSFKKLWSLHEHIKIVHGYAEKKFACEICEKKFYTMAHVRKHMVAHTKDMPFTCETCGKSFKRSMSLKVHSLQHSGEKPFRCENCDERFQYKYQLRSHMSIHIGHKQFMCQWCGKDFNMKQYFDEHMKTHTGEKPFICEICGKSFTSRPNMKRHRRTHTGEKPYPCEVCGQRFRFSNMLKAHKEKCFRVTSPVTLQPSAATATLAMPLHLAPAPGPASSTPGLPQGQVPPPGVSPVVSAASLGMMGAAPGALQHRGGGGHGFSHLHLVPGQVPVSTQQQQQHHLPPQQQVQVHGGHAQHALPIPAPPVSLLSPPPALFKSEPINHCGQEDSYLRHLTQPDKGTGPGQQHH; encoded by the exons ATGAAGTCCTGCCAGGCGGCAAAGGACGCGGTGCCCGCAGACGGAATGTCCCAAGAGGAGGCATCCAGGACGCACGGCTCACAGCCTTACTACCACCCCGCCGCTCCCGACGCCAACCTAGCGGGCAAGCTGTACAAGCGCGAGGGCGGGGGCAAGCCCTACTCTGTGCTGGTGGAcaacaaaatggccgccaagcCACCAGGTGGGGAGCCGGTGCCCGCCACCAACCCCTCCCAGCAGTTCTTCAGGGAGGGGGGCAAGGAGGCAGCACAGGGCGGGCAGAGCCAGAACGGGGGCtcatcagaggaggaggaagacgaggaggaggaggaggaggaggaggaaggagaggaggagcaattCAAGCGGGAGCAGATCATCGTGGAGGTAAACCTGAACAACCAGACGCTCAACGTGTCCAAAGGGGACAAGAGTGGTGGCTCTGGCACTGCCAACATCACAGAGGAGGGCAAGATGggcagtgaggaagaggaggaggacgaagaagaagaagaggaggatgaagaggaagaggaggtagaagaggaggaggaagaagtagAGGAGAgtccagaagaggaggaggaggaggaggaagaagaggaggaggacgaagaggagaaCACGAGCCGGACGAGGAGGGCGAAGCGAGCGAGGAGGGGCATGACCCCGGTGCAGCCCCGCCGCAAGAGCCAGCGCGTCTCGGCCGCCACCGCCGTcagcgccaccgccaccacGGGCATGACCACCAGGGGGCGCCGCAAGAACACCGAGGCGCCGCCGCGGAAGCGCAGGCCCGCCCGCGAGTCCAAGAGCTCGACCGCCGGGGGCACGACGGGCGGCGAGGTCAAGGCGGAGGCGGGCGAGGAGCGGGAGACGCTGGCGTGCGAGAAGTGCCCGCGGGTGTTCAACACGCGCTGGTACCTGGAGAAGCACATGAACGTCACGCACCGACGCATGCAGATCTGCGACAAGTGCGGCAAGAAGTTTGTGCTGGAGAGTGAGCTGGCTCTTCACCAGCAGACCGACTGTGAGAAGAACATCCAG tgtgtgtcctGTAATAAGTCATTTAAGAAGCTGTGGTCCCTTCACGAGCACATAAAGATTGTCCATGGCTATGCTGAGAAAAAGTTTGCGTGTGAGATCTGTGAGAAGAAGTTCTACACCATGGCTCATGTGCGCAAACACATGGTCG CGCACACTAAGGATATGCCATTCACGTGTGAGACGTGTGGGAAGTCCTTCAAGCGGAGCATGTCCCTAAAGGTGCACTCACTGCAGCACTCAGGAGAAAAGCCCTTCCGCTGTGAG AACTGTGACGAGCGCTTCCAGTACAAGTACCAGCTGCGCTCCCACATGAGCATCCACATCGGACACAAGCAGTTCATGTGCCAGTGGTGCGGCAAGGACTTCAACATGAAGCAGTACTTCGACGAGCACATGAAGACCCACACag gagagAAGCCGTTCATCTGTGAAATCTGCGGTAAGAGCTTCACCAGCCGGCCCAACATGAAGCGGCACCGGCGCACCCACACGGGGGAGAAGCCGTACCCCTGCGAGGTGTGCGGCCAGCGCTTCCGCTTCTCCAACATGCTCAAGGCGCACAAGGAGAAGTGCTTCCGGGTCACCAGCCCCGTGACCCTCCAGCcctccgccgccaccgccaccctgGCCATGCCCCTGCACCTGGCGCCCGCTCCCGGTCCCGCCTCGTCCACGCCCGGCCTGCCCCAGGGCCAGGTGCCCCCGCCGGGCGTGAGCCCCGTGGTCAGCGCGGCCTCCCTGGGCATGATGGGCGCGGCGCCCGGGGCGCTCCAGCATCGAGGCGGAGGTGGGCACGGCTTCTCGCACCTCCACCTGGTGCCAGGACAGGTGCCCGTGtccacccagcagcagcagcagcaccacctccCGCCGCAGCAGCAGGTGCAGGTGCACGGCGGCCACGCCCAGCACGCTCTGCCCATCCCAGCGCCACCGGTCAGCCTGCTGTCCCCGCCCCCCGCCCTGTTCAAGAGTGAGCCAATCAACCACTGCGGCCAGGAGGATAGCTACCTGCGCCACCTGACCCAGCCCGACAAAGGCACGGGACCT